A single genomic interval of Hydractinia symbiolongicarpus strain clone_291-10 chromosome 8, HSymV2.1, whole genome shotgun sequence harbors:
- the LOC130655429 gene encoding uncharacterized protein LOC130655429, translating into MYGINTRHLKIIVHDMHRSDTKLKRFRETMNIYLFLVLLFCLDFTFGLDVTRSHDGDTLKCDTKINCLSSGAVNTNENTCFCDEGTYFLMVNKLSCIKDSGQTAGCSFKFSYYPNAVQAISVSTIPAQEFSYEIKTGTTCRRLNMLKVELLNKEVLSWMEGSNDFKIYNLMGTNSYFLRWKDANNVKTSVYEGQLLKVSLQCEKNDGTSVYGCLMGKILGSRSWDNKNMCGATSVSTTTIPKITHATNTTKPPLLTTKLPLLTTKMLKPVTTKTTTRIPLGPKNATSSMAPLGSSNSNVVLIGGAVGGILFVVALLVILIIVIKKRIVTTRKKTSGNSIKGKKEVIYAEPESAMEMENISYLTAVKLEKNIYCAPYENDVERFLPKKYEPSTSPDNHYDSLDPEYESLTHVTGSPKYRTLEGRRSVYEDMNAAQSDDEYTLMEKK; encoded by the exons ATGTATGGTATAAACACACGACATCTGAAAATCATCGTACACGACATGCATAGAAGCGATACAAAGCTGAAACGTTTTCGAGAAACTATGAACATATACCTGtttttagttttgttgttttgcttAGATTTCACATTCGGTTTAGATGTTACACGAAGTCATGACGGTGATACGTTAAAGTgtgatacaaaaataaattgcttATCTTCAGGTGCTGTGAACACCAATgaaaatacatgtttttgtGATGAAGGAACTTATTTTTTGATGGTAAATAAGTTGTCATGTATAAAAGACAGTGGACAGACTGCAG GTTGCAGTTTCAAATTCAGCTATTACCCCAATGCTGTCCAAGCCATCTCCGTCTCCACTATACCAGCACAAGAATTTTCGTATGAGATAAAGACGGGAACAACATGTCGTCGGTTGAATATGTTAAAAGTTGAACTATTAAACAAAGAAGTGTTATCGTGGATGGAAGGGagtaatgattttaaaatatataacttgATGGGAACAAATAGTTACTTTTTGAGG TGGAAAGATGCTAACAATGTTAAAACAAGCGTTTACGAAGGACAGTTGTTGAAAGTTTCACTACAGTGTGAAAAAAATGATGGTACTTCTGTGTATGGTTGTCTGATGGGAAAAATACTTGGTTCACGGAGTTGGGACAATA AAAATATGTGTGGTGCAACTTCTGTTTCTACCACGACAATACCAAAAATAACACATGCAACGAATACAACTAAGCCGCCATTATTAACTACAAAGCTACCATTATTAACTACAAAG atgcTCAAACCTGTgactacaaaaacaacaacgagaATTCCGTTAGGACCAAAAAACGCAACCAGTTCTATGGCTCCCTTAGGATCAAGCAATTCAAATGTTGTTTTGATCGGAGGTGCTGTAGGTGGTATCTTATTTGTTGTTGCGTTATTGGTGATTTTGATTATTGTCATTAAAAAGAGAATAGTGACGActagaaaaaaaacaagtggtAATAGTATAAAGGGCAAGAAGGAGGTTATATATGCTGAACCAGAGA GTGCGATGGAGATGGAGAACATTTCGTATCTGACGGCAGTGAAGTTAGAGAAAAATATATACTGCGCGCCTTATGAAAACGACGTTGAAAggtttttaccaaaaaaatatgaacCCAGCACTTCGCCTGATAATCATTATGATTCTCTAGATCCTGAGTACGAATCTCTAACTCATGTAACTGGATCTCCAAAATATCGTACTTTGGAGGGACGTCGTTCGGTGTACGAAGATATGAATGCTGCGCAAAGTGATGATGAATACACGCtaatggagaaaaaataa
- the LOC130654890 gene encoding interaptin-like — protein sequence MADTQKEYIELFEKYTSLLSEMEIISKDNERLSRLKPHKINSKNDDQRRLEKLEAELKEKDKKYSKLCLEMELILQDNERLHKSLSMYETINLGNYSEGVEQLSVEKGNSETQNSSNKVLTKIHSEEQSERVELLQVRVNEYDPVQNKNEDKTKQLEQQILRCRKLRENVDQKDEELSQLKILQEEINTEYQNLSEEWSVMRSDIDWYKLQLSQKQAIIINQSKELEENNKELHMLRCFIIGQKDNLKRSHLSPSGVNISSSQTLIKDDEGQGCGRYSLNLYSSDEEYERSIDTPTFIEVFLQSSAISPIDEDTQQSNTIFSDDEASFAKRSSSELKGENFCTLFNTEIFEYQTEISALEDEILNLKRTHKENLEWKEQEIKALDTKLKECLYRNDELMSSLKSKTVENEKLSRENNTDRAEKLEKEIKKLKKICASAEKTANNEFKKKRELESLNEKLIKNLKDLKKQIDHRDEFIKIESNIRKENEDRIITQQKDLEFLTLRILELEEANERRKEERKLSSKMERELSAMTQQVQELLDGNEENVTRYKQFVVTLEEQIETLLSQFEESKQRHESDIQYHQVMLKNRTIELENIQSAFKEKEDIIKGIKKEFTYCEGEVAKQRNMIIQNDNKISDLKKQIEYLALIIDLLRRKVEGCDGGEFVVRRNQILSLEDNYSVVMLRKYSSPSTVLPADENAFLRIPSTSSASDVENVTNSFPTKSINSSSSLKKGLQDQDKRFGCDNKYNHLRDSPSTRRKDAEVVKKCESKLSTSTEIPSAANEYIKATLSYIDIYPKSINKNMTKEKTSFKNFSETLNEKACRKVEGDNTQIEGKNEKHLYESRKLGKDIDDWQLRWECARRLKCDVVMVTNQDGLGIEENIKLESGSNIHQLDAHVGTKENDEKAKEKVEKETKEMVEKLEEEDQHVLQLEKCCEEMQKIAACFHKEIQSSQMQLLSILKDRRQMQEQLKKNTRSEIKVLKDWIKDKVANWKEKCQIVFWQVEKTLHENGEKLLRMQNQLHEIKMDVETTSNKFVKNYIKQGKICWESKLQQYDQMLLSLRCKLSQIFCTNQNNIEIQSQPIIDKIGSSIYFLHDLLEVIGARNSVNKTTSNAATTEGKSTLDLDAQQMNSLEGIKKTLQCKNKELDEARIMIKILNEEKDVDHVSANEKETNDAVDFRLREQHTTNMKSDYDLRILIRDLEIRRLRTLLAVKYRKRKKKLFQKRKTFLKKLSKKKRMKKSEIVFENSFPRKSNATKLVWVDGK from the exons ATGGCTGACACACAAAAGGAATACATTGAACTTTTTGAGAAGTATACTTCACTTCTTTCAGAAATGGAAATCATCTCCAAGGATAACGAAAGATTATCTAGGTTGAAACCACATAAAATAAACAGCAAGAATGACGATCAACGCAGACTGGAGAAACTAGAAGCAGAATTAAAAGAAAAGGATAAAAAATACTCAAAATTGTGTTTGGAAATGGAACTAATTTTACAAGATAATGAGAGATTGCATAAAAGCTTGTCAATGTATGAAACAATCAACTTAGGTAATTATTCGGAGGGAGTTGAGCAACTATCTGTAGAAAAAGGTAACAGTGAAACACAAAATAGCTCAAACAAAGTTTTGACAAAGATACATTCGGAAGAGCAAAGTGAACGAGTTGAATTGCTTCAAGTACGAGTCAATGAATACGACCCAGTACAAAACAAGAAtgaagacaaaacaaaacaactcgAACAACAAATATTACGTTGTCGTAAACTTCGTGAAAATGTTGACCAAAAAGATGAAGAACTTTCTCAACTTAAAATTCTCCAAGAAGAAATAAACACAGAGTACCAGAACCTGTCTGAAGAATGGTCAGTAATGAGG TCTGATATTGACTGGTATAAATTGCAATTATCCCAAAAACAAGCGATAattattaaccaatcaaaagaaTTAGAAGAAAATAATAAGGAACTTCATATGCTAAGATGTTTCATTATTGGTCAGAAGGATAATCTAAAACGCTCTCATCTGAGCCCCTCTGGTGTTAATATCTCAAGTAGTCAAACGTTGATTAAGGATGATGAAGGCCAAGGATGCGGACGATATTCCTTGAATCTTTATAGTTCCGACGAAGAGTATGAAAGATCTATCGACACTCCAACGTTTATTGAAGTCTTCTTGCAGAGCTCTGCAATTTCTCCAATTGACGAAGATACACAACAAAGCAACACAATTTTTAGTGATGATGAGGCGTCTTTTGCGAAAAGAAGTAGTAGCGAATTAAAAGGGGAAAATTTTTGCACTTTATTTAACACTGAAATATTTGAATATCAAACCGAAATTTCAGCTCTTGAGGACGAGATATTGAATTTAAAAAGAACTCACAAAGAAAACCTGGAATGGAAAGAACAAGAAATAAAAGCATTAGACACTAAATTGAAAGAATGCCTTTACAGAAATGATGAATTAATGTCCTCGTTGAAAAGTAAAACAGTTGAAAATGAGAAATTAAGCAGAGAAAATAATACAGACAGAgcagaaaaattagaaaaagaaataaagaaactcAAAAAGATTTGCGCAAGTGCTGAAAAGACTGCAAATAATgagtttaagaaaaaaagagaattgGAAAGTTTAAACGAAAAGTTAATCAAgaatttaaaagatttaaaaaaacagattGATCACCGAGATGAGTTTATCAAAATTGAATCTAATATTCGAAAAGAAAATGAGGATCGAATCATAACACAACAAAAGGATCTTGAATTTCTTACGCTACGAATTTTGGAACTTGAAGAAGCAAACGAGAGAAGAAAAGAGGAAAGAAAATTATCCTCTAAAATGGAGAGAGAGCTGAGTGCAATGACTCAACAGGTGCAAGAGTTGCTAGATGGCAACGAAGAGAATGTTACGCGCTATAAACAATTTGTGGTAACATTGGAAGAACAAATTGAGACATTACTTTCACAATTTGAAGAGAGCAAGCAACGTCACGAATCAGACATTCAATATCATCAAGTTATGCTGAAAAACAGAACAATAGAACTTGAAAACATCCAATCAGCGTTCAAAGAGAAGGAAGACATCATTAAAgggataaaaaaagaatttacttATTGTGAAGGAGAAGTAGCGAAGCAAAGAAACATGATTATTCAAAACGATAATAAAATATCAGATCTGAAAAAACAGATCGAATATTTAGCACTAATCATAGATTTATTGCGGAGGAAAGTTGAAGGCTGCGACGGAGGGGAGTTTGTAGTCAGGCGCAATCAAATATTATCGCTTGAAGATAACTATTCTGTAGTCATGTTAAGAAAGTATTCTTCCCCAAGTACTGTTTTACCTGCTGATGAAAATGCATTCTTAAGAATTCCATCAACTAGCTCTGCAAGTGATGTGGAAAATGTCACAAACAGTTTCCCAACTAAATCGATAAATTCATCTTCAAGTTTAAAGAAGGGCCTGCAAGATCAAGACAAGAGGTTTGGATGTGATAACAAATACAATCATTTGAGAGATTCTCCATCAACCAGACGTAAAGATGCAGAggttgttaaaaaatgtgaaagtaaatTGTCAACATCAACAGAGATCCCTTCAGCTGCCAATGAATACATCAAAGCCACTCTCAGTTATATAGATATATACCCCAAAAGTATAAACAAGAATATGACAAAGGAAAaaacttcctttaaaaatttttctgaaaCTTTAAATGAAAAGGCTTGCCGGAAAGTAGAAGGGGACAACACACAAATTGAAGGTAAAAATGAGAAACATTTGTACGAGAGTCGTAAATTAGGAAAGGACATAGATGATTGGCAGTTGAGATGGGAATGTGCGAGAAGATTAAAGTGTGACGTTGTTATGGTGACCAATCAAGACGGTTTAGGAATAGAAGAAAACATTAAACTTGAGTCAGGATCAAATATTCATCAGCTAGATGCGCATGTAGGAACTAAGGAAAATGAtgaaaaagcaaaagaaaaagttgagaAAGAAACGAAAGAGATGGTGGAGAAATTAGAAGAGGAGGACCAGCATGTGTTGCAATTGGAAAAGTGTTGCGAAGAAATGCAAAAAATAGCAGCGTGTTTTCATAAGGAAATTCAGTCAAGTCAAATGCAGTTGCTTTCAATTCTTAAAGACAGAAGGCAGATGCAAGAGCAGCTAAAGAAAAATACTAGAAGTGAGATCAAGGTATTAAAAGATTGGATTAAGGACAAAGTTGCTAATTGGAAAGAAAAGTGTCAAATTGTGTTTTGGCAAGTTGAGAAAACTCTTCACGAGAACGGTGAAAAACTCTTGAGAATGCAAAACCAGCTgcatgaaataaaaatggatgTCGAAACAACTTCtaacaaatttgttaaaaactaTATCAAGCAAGGAAAGATTTGTTGGGAGTCAAAGCTGCAACAATACGACCAAATGTTGCTTAGCTTAAGATGCAAGCTATCACAGATTTTCTGCACCAATCAAAACAATATTGAAATTCAATCTCAACCAATCATAGATAAGATAGGCTCATCAATATATTTTCTTCATGACTTACTTGAAGTAATCGGAGCACGAAATtcggttaacaaaacaacttCGAATGCTGCAACAACCGAAGGAAAAAGTACACTGGATTTAGATGCACAACAAATGAATAGTCTGGAAGGTATTAAAAAGACGTTGCAGTGTAAAAATAAAGAGCTCGATGAAGCAAGAATAatgatcaaaattttaaatgaagaaaaagaTGTGGACCATGTTTCAGCCAATGAGAAAGAGACGAATGACGCAGTTGACTTCAGATTACGTGAGCAACATACCACGAATATGAAGTCAGATTACGACTTGAGAATCTTAATCCGCGATCTTGAAATCCGTCGCTTAAGAACACTACTAGCTGTTAAGTATcgcaagagaaaaaaaaaattgtttcaaaaacgAAAAACCTTCTTGAAAAAGTTAAGTAAAAAGAAAAGGATGAAAAAATCTGAAATTGTCTTTGAAAATTCATTTCCACGTAAATCAAATGCAACAAAGTTGGTTTGGGTTGATGGTAAATGA